From the genome of Candidatus Hadarchaeales archaeon, one region includes:
- the aspS gene encoding aspartate--tRNA(Asn) ligase, producing MDELGDLRRTHLAGEITEKNEGQEVILMGFVENIRDLGGIKFFILRDISGTIQITIPKQKASQEILQKISILTPESCVAVRGAVVRVPQAPRGIEVIPSEIRILNLAQTPLPLDITGRVKANLDTRLDARALDLRRREVLAIFKIRHTAVQAIRECLTSLGFVEVHTPKIVATATESGAALFPLTYFDREAFLSQSPQLYKEVLTGAFERVFEIGPIFRAEEHDTPRHLNEATSVDIEMAYARAEDVMKILEEVIISVFSRVNEKCRQELDILNKTLEVPEKPFPRLTYSEVLQKLDEAGLHIPWGEDIPTPAEKKLGEMFPGPYFIIDWPLKIKPFYTMPKSENRELAEAFDLMYGSLELASGGTRIHQYDLLVERLKAHGLNPENFSYHLLPFKYGMPPHAGWGLGLERLTMVLTGAENIRECALFPRDKKRLTP from the coding sequence ATGGACGAATTAGGGGACCTCCGCAGAACTCACTTGGCTGGGGAGATAACTGAGAAGAATGAAGGTCAAGAAGTCATCCTCATGGGTTTTGTCGAGAACATAAGAGACCTCGGCGGAATAAAGTTCTTCATACTGCGTGACATCAGCGGAACTATCCAAATCACCATTCCCAAACAAAAAGCATCACAGGAAATTTTACAAAAGATTTCCATCTTAACCCCAGAATCCTGCGTAGCCGTAAGAGGGGCTGTGGTCAGAGTCCCTCAGGCCCCCAGAGGAATTGAAGTAATCCCCTCCGAAATCAGAATTCTAAATCTAGCTCAAACACCTCTTCCACTCGATATAACTGGGAGAGTTAAAGCCAACCTCGACACGAGATTAGATGCCCGCGCATTAGACCTTAGGCGCCGAGAAGTTCTTGCGATCTTCAAAATCAGACATACGGCTGTTCAGGCCATCAGAGAGTGTCTCACATCTCTCGGATTCGTTGAGGTTCATACACCGAAGATAGTCGCTACTGCCACGGAAAGTGGAGCAGCTCTTTTTCCTCTAACTTATTTCGACCGAGAAGCCTTTCTGAGCCAAAGCCCGCAGCTATATAAGGAGGTGTTGACGGGGGCTTTTGAGAGAGTCTTCGAAATCGGACCAATCTTCAGGGCTGAAGAGCATGACACACCGAGGCACCTGAACGAGGCAACATCGGTGGATATAGAGATGGCCTATGCCAGAGCCGAAGATGTGATGAAAATCCTAGAGGAAGTTATCATTTCTGTTTTCTCGAGAGTAAACGAAAAATGCAGGCAGGAGCTTGATATTTTGAACAAAACTCTGGAAGTTCCGGAAAAACCCTTCCCGCGCCTAACTTATTCGGAAGTTTTGCAAAAACTCGACGAAGCCGGTCTACACATTCCTTGGGGAGAAGACATACCAACTCCAGCTGAGAAGAAGCTCGGCGAGATGTTTCCTGGACCATACTTCATAATCGACTGGCCGTTAAAGATAAAGCCATTCTACACCATGCCTAAATCTGAAAACCGCGAGCTCGCAGAAGCTTTTGATCTCATGTATGGTAGTCTAGAGTTGGCTTCCGGTGGAACCAGAATACACCAATACGATTTGTTGGTCGAGCGTCTGAAAGCTCACGGTCTAAACCCGGAAAATTTCTCATATCATCTTCTACCATTTAAATATGGGATGCCACCACACGCGGGGTGGGGTCTGGGTTTAGAAAGACTGACGATGGTTCTCACCGGAGCGGAAAACATCAGAGAATGTGCACTGTTCCCAAGAGACAAGAAAAGGCTCACTCCTTAG
- a CDS encoding translation initiation factor IF-2 subunit alpha: MPRKRSEWPSLDELVLCTVTKVFPQAAYVTLDEYGGKEGMIHISEVASGWIKNIRDHVREGQKIVCRVLSVDPVRGAIDLSLRRVKESEKRWKIERIKLEQRAEKLLEIAAKKMKKTLDEAYEEIGFKLQEKFGDLYGAFEALAKDEHALDGVIENKKWIKILAKIAKENIETPLYKISGTLVLSSHRPNGVEAIRAALLAAKASATADAKIEIYVESPPRYRINVTAPSYKTAEAVMKQAADVAIEAIKRAGGNGEFIRG; the protein is encoded by the coding sequence ATGCCGAGAAAGAGATCCGAGTGGCCCTCTCTAGATGAGTTGGTTCTCTGTACGGTTACGAAAGTCTTTCCTCAAGCGGCTTATGTAACCTTGGATGAGTATGGCGGGAAGGAAGGAATGATTCACATCTCGGAGGTGGCTTCAGGTTGGATAAAGAACATCCGCGATCATGTTAGAGAAGGACAAAAAATCGTATGCCGGGTTCTTTCTGTAGACCCGGTTCGTGGAGCGATAGATCTATCCTTACGTAGGGTAAAGGAAAGCGAAAAAAGATGGAAAATTGAGCGCATTAAGCTTGAGCAAAGAGCAGAAAAACTCCTTGAAATTGCAGCAAAAAAGATGAAGAAAACTTTGGATGAGGCATATGAGGAAATTGGGTTTAAGCTTCAGGAAAAATTTGGCGATCTATATGGTGCATTCGAGGCCTTGGCAAAAGATGAGCATGCGTTGGACGGCGTGATTGAGAATAAAAAATGGATAAAGATACTTGCGAAAATTGCCAAAGAAAACATAGAAACACCCCTTTACAAGATTTCTGGAACGCTTGTTCTTTCTTCTCACCGGCCAAATGGTGTGGAAGCAATAAGAGCCGCCTTGCTCGCTGCCAAAGCTTCTGCAACTGCTGATGCAAAAATAGAGATATATGTGGAAAGTCCACCGCGCTATAGGATAAACGTGACTGCACCATCTTACAAAACGGCCGAGGCTGTGATGAAACAGGCGGCAGACGTTGCGATAGAGGCTATAAAAAGGGCGGGAGGGAATGGGGAGTTTATAAGGGGATAA
- a CDS encoding proteasome assembly chaperone family protein yields the protein MRETVIHLLATKKFRNPILVEGLPGMGHVGKIAVEHLITQLKAEKFAEIYSSSFPHHVVIEPDGTMRLLRNELYHAQAGGRDYIFWVGDVQPFGSEGHYRVVEKVLDFLEQRGVKQMFTLGGLATGEYVINTPRVIALGDASLVKKAEKFGAISDRLAGPIIGAAGLLIGLGKLRGIKGLCLLGETMGMIADARAAKAVLTVLLQILGLSVSFENLEIRAKEIEEMMRKLKSEMERREEKRRESEELFYIG from the coding sequence ATGCGCGAAACAGTGATTCATCTGCTGGCAACTAAAAAGTTTAGGAATCCAATTTTGGTAGAGGGATTGCCCGGCATGGGGCACGTCGGAAAGATAGCCGTGGAACATCTCATCACGCAGCTGAAGGCAGAGAAGTTTGCAGAAATATATTCCTCCTCTTTTCCTCATCATGTTGTGATAGAACCGGACGGGACGATGAGACTACTGAGGAACGAGCTCTATCATGCGCAAGCTGGCGGAAGAGATTACATATTCTGGGTGGGAGATGTTCAGCCGTTCGGGTCAGAGGGACACTATCGGGTTGTCGAGAAGGTCTTGGATTTCTTGGAGCAGAGAGGGGTTAAACAGATGTTTACGTTAGGTGGACTCGCGACTGGCGAGTATGTGATAAACACCCCAAGAGTTATTGCTCTAGGAGACGCAAGTCTTGTCAAAAAAGCAGAGAAATTCGGAGCGATATCAGACAGATTGGCCGGACCGATCATTGGTGCGGCAGGGCTGCTCATTGGTCTCGGAAAACTGCGCGGGATAAAAGGTCTCTGTCTCTTGGGAGAAACAATGGGAATGATTGCAGATGCACGTGCAGCTAAGGCAGTTTTAACCGTGCTTTTACAAATACTGGGGCTTTCGGTTAGTTTTGAAAATTTGGAGATACGCGCGAAGGAAATAGAGGAGATGATGCGCAAGTTAAAGAGTGAGATGGAGAGAAGGGAAGAGAAGAGAAGGGAAAGTGAAGAGTTATTCTACATCGGCTAA
- a CDS encoding DUF47 family protein, which produces MRSGPIAWLGRGREKEILRLCETHMQKICSVVISLNETMENFQKGNLQGSRSSYRTSFEKEKEADEIKRKILVELYGKVIHPLDQEHLVRLILTADDIAANAKAAAMKIGTLADPKKIPPNLRKLMLNVSENLVGMVMKTYDALKLLRKDRESAIAVTNEIEKTEELIDDFRIKKILPELLEWSRKCQDIGQYLLVKEIIDNMENVADRCEDVADIIRFIALSL; this is translated from the coding sequence TTGAGAAGCGGTCCAATTGCTTGGTTGGGAAGAGGAAGGGAAAAGGAAATCCTAAGACTTTGTGAAACCCACATGCAGAAAATCTGTTCGGTTGTTATCTCGCTAAACGAAACGATGGAAAACTTTCAGAAGGGGAATCTGCAAGGAAGCAGAAGCTCCTATCGGACTTCCTTTGAGAAGGAAAAAGAAGCCGATGAGATAAAGCGTAAAATACTCGTTGAACTTTACGGTAAGGTAATACATCCGCTCGATCAAGAGCATCTTGTTAGGCTCATTTTGACCGCAGATGACATAGCTGCAAATGCAAAAGCTGCAGCGATGAAAATCGGAACGCTAGCAGATCCGAAGAAAATACCTCCAAACCTCAGAAAACTCATGCTCAATGTTTCAGAGAATCTTGTCGGAATGGTTATGAAAACTTATGATGCGTTAAAGTTACTTAGAAAAGATAGAGAGTCTGCAATCGCTGTTACAAACGAGATAGAAAAGACCGAGGAATTGATCGACGACTTCAGAATCAAGAAAATCTTGCCAGAACTGCTTGAATGGTCCAGAAAATGTCAAGATATTGGACAGTATCTGCTCGTTAAGGAAATAATCGATAACATGGAAAATGTAGCCGACAGATGTGAGGATGTTGCAGATATAATCAGATTTATTGCTTTATCCCTCTGA
- a CDS encoding inorganic phosphate transporter yields the protein MIVWLVYLVGMILSCAMAWALGANDASNPTECAVGAGVISLRKAITLFAIFAALGGILIGPFVIKTFDRGLVDRKTGFETGLLNKETLILGSLTSALATIIWVAVSTWLGMPVSTTHSAIGSILGFGLIACPSLIGWGKLKLVAVSIVLSPVLSALLAAFFFYIMRHIFLRGSNKKILLTTAAIVFFIFLTTSISIFQIFWKGKISEIVFVSTIASVLGSLITVGLMKRKKSGKDWREGSLAFLLILSLSFSAFAFGANDLANATGVFVTPTEILTGKPTLTTMLILAILGSIFIALGGFTWGPKVIATAAYRITKLDPLMGFSAELSNALCVFLFTTVPAWLTGFGIPISTTHSSIGSIIGVGLAAGGFGSIHRGTTGKILAFWALTIPCAAFISMGIFRLLSWVII from the coding sequence ATGATAGTCTGGCTAGTTTATCTTGTTGGAATGATTTTATCATGCGCAATGGCGTGGGCCCTAGGAGCAAACGATGCCTCTAATCCGACCGAATGCGCTGTTGGTGCAGGCGTCATTTCCTTACGCAAAGCGATCACTCTTTTCGCGATTTTCGCCGCATTGGGCGGAATTTTGATAGGCCCATTCGTGATAAAAACGTTTGACAGGGGACTCGTCGATAGAAAAACTGGTTTCGAAACCGGCTTGCTCAATAAAGAGACCTTAATTCTCGGGAGCCTGACCTCAGCGCTTGCTACAATCATCTGGGTTGCCGTCTCTACTTGGCTCGGAATGCCAGTGTCAACAACGCACTCGGCAATCGGAAGCATTCTTGGATTCGGACTCATCGCTTGTCCAAGTCTAATTGGTTGGGGCAAACTGAAACTCGTTGCAGTTAGTATCGTCCTTTCTCCCGTTTTATCCGCTCTTTTAGCCGCTTTCTTCTTTTACATCATGAGGCATATCTTTTTGCGAGGTTCAAACAAAAAGATTTTGCTCACAACGGCTGCAATAGTCTTCTTTATATTCCTCACGACATCCATTTCAATTTTCCAGATTTTTTGGAAGGGTAAAATCTCGGAAATTGTCTTTGTCTCAACCATTGCCTCTGTTCTGGGATCATTAATCACCGTTGGATTGATGAAAAGAAAAAAATCAGGGAAAGATTGGAGAGAAGGTTCGCTCGCATTCTTGCTTATTCTTTCGCTATCTTTTTCGGCTTTCGCGTTTGGCGCAAATGATTTAGCAAATGCAACTGGAGTTTTTGTAACTCCTACAGAGATTCTAACCGGAAAACCAACTTTAACAACCATGCTAATTCTCGCAATACTTGGAAGCATCTTCATCGCTTTGGGCGGATTCACTTGGGGACCCAAGGTGATCGCAACGGCGGCCTACAGAATCACAAAACTGGATCCTTTGATGGGATTCTCCGCCGAACTCTCAAATGCCCTGTGCGTTTTCCTCTTCACCACCGTTCCCGCATGGTTGACGGGCTTCGGTATACCTATTTCCACCACCCATAGCAGCATCGGTAGCATCATAGGTGTCGGTCTGGCTGCAGGTGGTTTTGGTAGCATCCATAGGGGGACCACAGGAAAAATCCTTGCCTTCTGGGCACTAACGATTCCTTGCGCAGCGTTTATAAGTATGGGAATTTTCAGATTACTTAGCTGGGTGATCATTTGA
- a CDS encoding RNA-protein complex protein Nop10, with translation MKIKRCKSCGRYTLRERCPACGGETSTPHPPRFSPLDPYGKYRRMLKKGYECAKQ, from the coding sequence GTGAAAATCAAACGGTGCAAATCTTGTGGCAGATACACTTTGAGAGAGAGATGTCCTGCATGTGGAGGAGAGACATCGACTCCCCATCCTCCACGTTTTTCTCCGCTCGATCCGTACGGGAAATACAGAAGAATGTTAAAGAAGGGGTATGAATGCGCGAAACAGTGA
- a CDS encoding NAD(P)/FAD-dependent oxidoreductase, giving the protein MEKRECDIAIVGAGPAGSTAAYAAAKAGASVLMIDRRREIGVPVQCGEALAEDVLNELKIKPDESWAVNKTNAVKIVSPGGIEVKISEKAGGKVGYILNRKIFDKFLALRAVEAGAELIVGTYVNQPIIEDGKIVGVRGSGLGGSIEVRCKVLIAADGVGSRVARWAGIKSVITAADIDTCAQFQMKGVKLESTRVLEFYLGSKIAPGGYAWVFPKGEDYANVGIGILASRAEKTPLEYLQDFVRRMPNLVRGKIIEINAGGVPVCGPLKQTVKSNVMVVGDAARQVNPLTGGGIDSAMRAGSIAGEVAAKAVKEGEISEKRLMEYDKRWKASFGERLQKYLKAKEIFLSLSDEELDKLAAAVSKIEFDRISLTDLIRAVMRADPKLLLKLRGLF; this is encoded by the coding sequence TTGGAAAAAAGAGAGTGTGATATCGCCATAGTCGGGGCAGGGCCGGCTGGCTCGACCGCAGCATATGCTGCGGCCAAAGCTGGTGCAAGCGTTCTCATGATCGATAGACGAAGAGAAATAGGAGTCCCGGTTCAGTGTGGCGAGGCTCTGGCGGAGGACGTGTTAAATGAACTGAAAATCAAACCGGATGAAAGTTGGGCTGTGAACAAGACGAATGCCGTGAAGATAGTCTCTCCAGGAGGAATCGAGGTCAAGATTTCCGAGAAGGCTGGTGGCAAAGTCGGTTACATACTCAACCGCAAGATTTTCGACAAGTTCCTTGCGCTACGTGCTGTGGAAGCCGGAGCTGAGCTGATCGTCGGAACGTATGTTAATCAGCCAATCATCGAGGATGGGAAAATCGTTGGAGTCAGGGGTTCAGGTCTTGGCGGAAGCATAGAAGTAAGGTGCAAGGTTCTGATAGCTGCGGATGGTGTGGGTTCTAGAGTTGCAAGATGGGCCGGGATAAAAAGTGTGATAACAGCCGCAGACATCGACACCTGTGCCCAATTTCAGATGAAGGGTGTAAAGCTGGAATCCACAAGGGTTCTCGAATTCTACCTCGGGAGCAAGATCGCTCCTGGAGGCTACGCTTGGGTCTTCCCAAAGGGTGAAGATTACGCAAACGTTGGGATAGGCATTCTCGCGAGCAGAGCGGAGAAGACACCTCTCGAATATCTTCAAGATTTTGTGAGAAGAATGCCAAACTTGGTGAGAGGGAAGATTATCGAGATAAATGCTGGTGGAGTCCCGGTGTGTGGGCCTCTCAAACAAACCGTGAAATCGAACGTTATGGTTGTCGGAGATGCGGCTAGACAGGTGAATCCTCTGACGGGAGGTGGAATAGACTCGGCAATGAGAGCTGGATCGATCGCCGGCGAAGTAGCGGCTAAAGCTGTAAAAGAGGGAGAGATCTCCGAAAAGAGATTGATGGAATACGATAAAAGGTGGAAAGCTTCATTTGGTGAACGTCTGCAAAAATATCTTAAGGCAAAGGAGATTTTCCTCTCCCTTTCAGATGAAGAGCTCGACAAACTTGCAGCGGCGGTCAGCAAGATAGAGTTTGACAGAATAAGTCTCACAGATCTAATAAGAGCGGTGATGCGGGCGGATCCAAAACTGTTGCTCAAGCTTCGCGGTCTGTTTTAG
- a CDS encoding metallophosphoesterase encodes MEKPIIRIGAVADVHAPKYLDDFTKSLAKIGDLDVLLLVGDVVLKGDFTQMPRVIEEIKKVYSGKIFACFGNEEYEEKEEALRSFEEITWLDDQAAKLEIHGKIVGIVGSRGSLDRPTSWQRKNRPELFEVYRKRVEILDNLLENLKADLKIVISHYAPTYLTLEGEEKYAWPEMGCKRMEDVIKRRQPDVWFHGHAHRSARLEAEIGRTFIMNASLPARKEIAIVELPRKFGLERFF; translated from the coding sequence ATGGAAAAACCGATCATAAGAATCGGGGCCGTTGCCGATGTCCACGCTCCTAAGTATCTCGATGATTTCACAAAAAGTTTGGCAAAAATAGGTGATCTCGATGTTCTTCTCTTGGTGGGCGATGTTGTTCTTAAAGGAGATTTCACACAGATGCCGCGAGTAATCGAAGAAATCAAAAAAGTATATTCCGGAAAAATTTTTGCGTGTTTTGGAAACGAAGAATATGAGGAAAAAGAGGAAGCCCTGAGGAGTTTTGAAGAGATTACGTGGTTGGACGATCAGGCCGCAAAGTTAGAAATTCACGGAAAAATTGTGGGGATTGTTGGTTCCAGAGGTTCGCTTGACAGACCGACTTCTTGGCAGCGAAAAAATAGGCCGGAGCTCTTCGAAGTATATCGAAAACGTGTTGAAATCTTAGATAATCTTTTGGAAAATCTGAAAGCCGATCTCAAAATTGTCATATCCCATTATGCTCCGACCTATCTTACTCTTGAGGGTGAGGAGAAATACGCATGGCCTGAGATGGGTTGTAAAAGGATGGAAGATGTGATAAAAAGGAGACAGCCGGATGTCTGGTTCCACGGACACGCCCATAGATCGGCGAGGCTAGAAGCGGAGATCGGCAGAACTTTTATAATGAACGCTTCTCTTCCGGCAAGGAAAGAAATAGCAATTGTAGAACTTCCAAGGAAATTTGGTTTGGAAAGATTTTTCTAA
- the pcn gene encoding proliferating cell nuclear antigen (pcna) — MVKMRMAEPKILKNAIGSIVELIEESAFRFTPKGVSMRALDPSRIAMVDFELPADAFDEYDVTDEMIIGVNLVDFEKALSRMKSGEELTLEISEDGSRLLLTFRGASTRKLGIPIINVEEEEVSEPKIQFTAEVGLTAEVLIDGLKDAEMVSESVLIMAKKGEFVISAEGKKGSSELRLKEGDAALTKLDVKQNTSAKFELEYLLKMVKGASSSDEIILKLGTDLPLEMEMKLEKGKLRFFLAPLIEA; from the coding sequence ATGGTAAAGATGCGAATGGCTGAACCGAAGATTTTGAAAAATGCCATCGGATCGATAGTAGAGTTGATTGAGGAATCAGCTTTCAGGTTTACACCAAAAGGTGTTAGTATGCGGGCGTTGGATCCCTCGAGAATAGCGATGGTAGATTTCGAGCTTCCAGCTGATGCATTTGACGAATACGATGTCACAGATGAAATGATAATCGGTGTAAATCTCGTCGACTTCGAGAAAGCTTTGAGTAGAATGAAGAGCGGGGAAGAGTTAACATTGGAGATTTCTGAAGATGGGAGCAGACTCCTTTTAACTTTCCGCGGGGCTTCTACGAGAAAACTCGGAATTCCAATAATCAATGTTGAAGAAGAAGAGGTATCGGAGCCAAAAATACAATTCACGGCAGAAGTTGGGCTTACGGCAGAAGTGCTTATAGATGGTCTAAAGGACGCTGAAATGGTGTCCGAAAGCGTTCTCATTATGGCAAAGAAAGGCGAGTTTGTTATTTCGGCTGAGGGTAAGAAAGGCTCTTCGGAATTGAGATTGAAAGAGGGAGACGCGGCACTTACAAAACTTGATGTGAAGCAAAACACGAGTGCGAAGTTCGAACTAGAATATCTTCTGAAGATGGTAAAAGGAGCGTCTTCTTCGGATGAAATCATTTTGAAACTTGGCACCGATCTTCCGCTAGAGATGGAGATGAAACTCGAAAAGGGAAAACTGAGGTTCTTCCTAGCCCCGCTAATTGAGGCTTAA
- a CDS encoding 4Fe-4S binding protein, translated as MLEDRMRVNGNLCMRCGACVSVCPLDAIEATDGQVMASDRCNDCGLCAKVCPVGAITVGKKRV; from the coding sequence ATGCTGGAGGATAGAATGCGCGTGAATGGAAATCTCTGCATGAGATGTGGGGCATGTGTGAGTGTTTGTCCGCTTGATGCGATAGAAGCCACAGATGGGCAGGTTATGGCGAGCGACAGGTGCAATGATTGTGGTCTTTGTGCCAAAGTTTGTCCAGTGGGGGCGATCACGGTTGGAAAAAAGAGAGTGTGA
- the albA gene encoding DNA-binding protein Alba, translating to MAEKSAENVVYIGTKPVMNYVLAAITQFNEGANSVVLKARGKAISRAVDVAEILRNRFMQNLTVQNIAIGTEQVQGESGTANVSTIEITLSKA from the coding sequence ATGGCTGAGAAGTCTGCAGAAAATGTGGTTTACATCGGAACGAAACCAGTGATGAACTACGTACTAGCGGCCATCACCCAGTTCAACGAGGGCGCGAATTCCGTTGTCCTCAAGGCACGAGGCAAGGCCATTAGCAGAGCCGTCGACGTTGCAGAGATCCTCAGGAATCGCTTCATGCAAAATCTGACAGTGCAAAACATCGCAATCGGAACTGAGCAGGTTCAGGGAGAGAGTGGCACGGCCAACGTCTCAACAATTGAAATTACTTTGAGCAAGGCATAA
- the priS gene encoding DNA primase catalytic subunit PriS — MREAKPEERRRFYAEEWKKEDLPDFLLHTLSMREFGFDLDGTGPNYRYIQFLTIEDLANFLKSKAPHAAYSSVCLYQNPKQREGWIKAELVFDIDAKDLPVKSCGCPKGEVCEKCIMEAKQLAIEFSDVLKSDFGFRDIHFVYSGRGFHMRTTDEPAMLLGASERDQMVSYIVGGVIPSDLTISFGYSRIFRKRIAYMLEKVREDELKDAIKSRRVLSKILAEKSKIIEKIKAGQIEEILRPGEIGVGTIQKLLQFLAKMNFQLTDGKVTVDTKRILRLPSSLHSGVSRKCMVIKNIEKFHPDDAVPKFLMEVEH; from the coding sequence ATGAGAGAGGCAAAACCGGAGGAGAGGCGTAGGTTTTACGCTGAGGAATGGAAAAAGGAGGATCTGCCAGATTTCCTTCTTCATACTCTCTCCATGAGAGAATTTGGATTTGATTTGGATGGAACAGGCCCAAACTATAGGTATATTCAGTTTCTCACGATCGAGGACTTGGCAAATTTCCTGAAGTCGAAAGCACCTCATGCGGCGTATTCGAGCGTCTGTCTCTATCAGAATCCGAAACAAAGAGAGGGGTGGATCAAAGCCGAATTGGTTTTTGACATAGACGCAAAAGACCTGCCTGTAAAAAGTTGCGGATGTCCTAAAGGAGAGGTCTGCGAGAAATGTATAATGGAAGCTAAGCAGTTGGCAATCGAGTTTTCGGATGTTCTGAAATCGGATTTCGGCTTCCGGGATATACACTTTGTTTACTCTGGGAGAGGTTTTCACATGAGGACAACTGATGAGCCAGCAATGCTCTTGGGTGCGAGTGAACGTGATCAAATGGTCAGTTATATCGTTGGAGGCGTGATTCCTTCAGATTTGACGATATCCTTCGGATATTCAAGGATATTCAGAAAAAGGATCGCGTATATGCTGGAAAAAGTTCGGGAGGACGAACTCAAAGATGCTATAAAATCGAGAAGGGTTTTGAGTAAAATTCTCGCAGAGAAAAGCAAAATCATTGAGAAAATAAAAGCAGGACAAATAGAGGAAATTCTCAGACCAGGAGAAATAGGAGTTGGAACCATTCAGAAACTTCTCCAGTTTCTCGCAAAAATGAATTTTCAGCTCACTGACGGCAAAGTAACGGTGGACACAAAACGTATACTCAGGCTGCCGTCTAGCCTTCATTCAGGTGTGAGCAGAAAATGTATGGTCATAAAGAACATTGAAAAGTTTCATCCAGACGATGCAGTACCGAAGTTCCTGATGGAGGTGGAACATTGA
- a CDS encoding transcription factor S, with amino-acid sequence MQKCKRCGGVMLPQEIGRRLMLVCNSCGYREQASQEDKRKISTKEADVIVVEKRGELAPTTHVICPNCGADRAYWWIRQTRAADEPSTRFYKCVKCGKVWREYV; translated from the coding sequence ATGCAGAAGTGTAAACGCTGTGGGGGAGTGATGCTACCTCAAGAGATCGGCAGGAGACTCATGTTGGTCTGCAACTCCTGCGGATATCGGGAGCAGGCTAGTCAGGAAGATAAGCGAAAAATTTCCACAAAGGAAGCGGACGTTATAGTCGTAGAAAAAAGAGGGGAACTAGCTCCAACAACCCACGTGATTTGCCCGAACTGTGGCGCAGATAGAGCTTACTGGTGGATAAGACAGACAAGGGCCGCGGACGAGCCATCCACCAGGTTTTATAAATGTGTGAAGTGTGGAAAAGTCTGGAGAGAATACGTATGA
- a CDS encoding NUDIX hydrolase encodes MTSPRLAVDAVIKAKNGIVLVRRKNPPFRGKWALPGGFVKYGEKVEEALTREVKEETGLEVEIEKLLGVYSDPSRDPRGHVVSICFLAKVVSGKMRAGSDAAEVRIFKKIPWKRLAFDHAKILIDAGLNRK; translated from the coding sequence ATGACCTCGCCTAGATTAGCCGTGGACGCCGTGATAAAAGCGAAGAATGGCATTGTTTTGGTGAGGAGGAAGAATCCTCCTTTTCGAGGGAAATGGGCGCTTCCGGGAGGTTTTGTCAAATATGGGGAAAAGGTGGAGGAGGCGCTAACCAGAGAAGTTAAAGAGGAAACTGGGCTTGAAGTTGAAATAGAGAAACTACTTGGAGTGTATTCTGATCCGTCTCGCGATCCTCGTGGGCATGTCGTAAGCATATGCTTCCTGGCAAAGGTAGTTAGTGGAAAGATGCGCGCTGGTTCAGATGCCGCCGAAGTCCGAATTTTTAAGAAGATTCCGTGGAAAAGACTTGCTTTTGACCACGCTAAGATTTTAATTGACGCCGGTCTGAATAGAAAATAA
- a CDS encoding 30S ribosomal protein S27e encodes MKKKATFLRVRCTGCGNEQLVFSHASTIVKCRICEKTLAVPKGGKAEIKGVILGEMS; translated from the coding sequence ATGAAAAAGAAAGCAACTTTTCTTCGCGTCAGATGTACCGGATGCGGCAACGAGCAATTGGTTTTTAGTCACGCAAGCACTATCGTGAAATGTCGAATATGTGAGAAGACTCTTGCTGTTCCTAAAGGAGGAAAAGCCGAAATAAAGGGGGTTATCCTCGGAGAGATGAGTTGA